The DNA sequence GGTCCCCGCGTGTCTGGGTCCCTGCGTGCGCCTCTGCACCAGGCGTCCTCCCCCGGGCGTCTGCAGGGTCCGTGTGGGCCGCTGGTCCTGAGGCTCAGACAGCCGCACCCGGCCCGAGGGCCTGCAGTCCCGCGCGGCTTCATTGTTAACACCCGAGCAAGGGCGTGCAGACCAGCCGCGTCCCTCAGCTCCAGGTTCCAGCCCCCAAGGCCGGGAGCAGTTTCCATCCAGTCCCCGACTGGGTGGAGCGCGGGCTTAGAGGGCGGTCAGATCCCTCCGCGGGAGGCGGCGCCTCCCCGGTGTCCTCACCCGGCTCCTGTAATAGTCGTGCAGCTTCCAGGGACGAGAGCCTGCCTGTGGCCTGTGCGGCTGGAGTTTTCTAGAGGGTTCCTTGAAGTCTGCTTCCCCCCGCCCAAAAAAACCAAGAGTATTTCCCAGTGACGGTGGCATCTGTTGCGCGCAGCCGACTCGCGTGCCTGGTGCCCGGAATGTGAGCTCCGCCCGTCCAGGTCTCCCGGGGCTGCTCCTGGGCCGCGCGGCCGCAGTAGACCCCTGTCCTGCGTGCGTGGGACGCGCCCCTGAGCAGACGTAGCATTGCCTGGATTTGTCCTGGGCCCGGTTCAGGGAGCCACCTGCGCCCTGGACCCCACACGTAGCCGCGAGGAGAGCCCAGCTGGGCACAGCCGCCCGTGTGGCCCGAGCCAGCGCTTCACCGCGGGGAATCGGCCCCAAACCAGGCGTTCGCTGTCCCTGGGAACCCCGGGCCCGCCCCGGCTTTCCCTGTTCCGCTGGTGCCCACCCTGGGTCTCCGGGCAGCATGGCCTGTGCGGCCGGGGGATGGCAGGTGCGGCCGCGCTGGGCTGTTTCTCACACACGGCGGCCTGAAGCGGGGGCGTCTTGGCCCCGTGCGTGCCGGGGACACGGGTGACCGCAGGGATGGCCGCCCGGGCTGCGGGACCTCGTGGGCCGGAGCTGACGGCGTCGGTGCCTCCGCTCTTGCCTCTTGTTAGCGGAGTTTGGGCTGAAACGTGTTTGTTTTCGGGATGGCACTGAGGCCTCCCTCACTCTGCGTCTGGAAGCGGAACCTGTGAGGCCTGAAGGTTCCGCCCTTTAATGAACCACGGTCAGCTTCGTGCGCCCCTGGTCCGCTCGAAGGGCAGGGGTGGCTGCACCCGGGAGGGGCCTGTGCAGGGGCCCCGGGGCCGCCTGTGGGCATTTCGGTCCTTGCCCCGTCCAGGCTCGGCTCGGGGGGGTCGTGACATCGGGGCCGAGGCGCGGTGCGGGCTGCCCATCAACCCCCTTCCTTTCCAGCCATTTCCACCAAGATGATCGACAGGATCTTCTCGGGAGCAGTCACGCGGTACGTGCGGCTCAGGCCCCACGAGGACCCGGCTCCTCCTTGCCTGACACGAGCTTGTCGAGTTCCCACAGCGACTGGCCGTGGAGAGGGGGACACGTGTCTCTGTCACCCGAAAGCCTAGTGGGGGGCACGACACTCTGTCATGTGAGGTCTGAGGAAGGGGCGGCCCGTGCCCCAGGTCAGGGGTCCTCGTCGGGCGCTGGGCCTGAGCGAGCCCCGGGAAGGGGACGTTGCCGGCGTCCAGGCGGCCGTGGCCGTGGTGCAGGTGCACTCCTGACCCCACCCGGATCTCGGGAACGCCCTCTGGCCACGGGGCCTCCACGTCCTCCctggaggggcaggaggagggctgGGCCGGGGGCCCCTCTCGCCCCCGGTCATGGGCAGGGGCTCCACGCCCGGGAGTCTCTCCGTGACACCGTCTTCGTCTGTCCATCCTGGCCTGGGGTCTAGAGGCAGAAAAGCGCAGAAGGAAGGGAAGATCAGCTACGCAGACTTTGTCTGGTTTTTGATCTCTGAGGAAGACAAGAAAACGCCGACCAGGTGGGCTCCTGCCGCGGTGCGGGTTTGTTCAGTGCAGGGCCGGGAGCCGCCCGTGTGACGTGTGTCCCCAGGCGGATGCGCGCACGTCTGGTGGGGGGCTGCAGGGCACGGGCGGATGCGCGCACGtctggtggaggctgcagggcacGGGCGGATGCGCGCACGTCTGGTGGGGGGCACGGGCGGGGCGGATGCGCGCACGCCTGGTGGGGGGCTGCAGGGCACGGGCGGATGCGCGCACGTCTGGTGGGGGGCTGCAGGGCACGGGCGGATGCGCGCACGCCTGGTGGGGGGCTGCAGGGCACGGGCGGATGCGCGCACGtctggtggaggctgcagggcacGGGCGGATGCGCGCACGTCTGGTGGGGGGCTGCAGGGCACGGGCGGATGCGCGCACGtctggtggaggctgcagggcacGGGCGGATGCGCGCACGTCTGGTGGGGGGCTGCAGGGCACGGGCGGATGCGCGCACGTCTGGTGGGGGGCTGCAGGGCACGGGCGGATGCGCGCACGCCTGTTTGGGAGGCTGCCCCCGGGGCCGCAGGGCACGGGCTGGGAGGGTCCTGGGCGGGGCCGACAGAGCTCGCTGTGCCACAGCATCGAGTACTGGTTCCGCTGCATGGACCTGGACGGGGACGGCGCCCTGTCCATGTTCGAGCTCGAGTACTTCTACGAGGAGCAGTGCCGGAGGCTGGACAGCATGGCCATCGAGGCCCTGCCCTTCCAGGACTGCCTCTGCCAGATGCTGGACCTGGTCAAGCCGAGGAGCGAAGGTGACGCCCCGGGAGGGCCCAGGGTGAGGGGACGGGTGGGCGAGAGGACGGGACAGACGGGAGAGAGGACGGCCCAGGGTGAGGGACCCTGGGAAACGGCCGCTCCTACTCTGAGTTGGTGACGAGGCCCAGCACCGCAGGTGTCCGGTCTCACGGCGCAAGAACCTCCTACTCGGGGCGTCGACACCCCCGAGGGTGGCCTGGAGAACCCAGGCCGGGGCTCACTGGGGACGTCGGCACCGGCTGAGGGACCAGTTGCCACGTTTATGCTGATGCCACACAGGGTGGGGTCCAACTTTCTCTCCCCgtctcctcccctcacccctgtCTCCTCTAACCCCCTCCGTCTCCTCCCCTCTCACCCCGTCTCCTCCCCTCTcacccctctgcctcctcccctcacccctgtctcctcccctcacccccccccgtctcctcccctcacccctctgcctcctcccctctcacccccccccccccccgtctcCTCCCCTCAACCCTGTTCTGCCATCCATCGTCCCAGCTCCTCCCGGCCCGGCCCCCGGTGCGGGAGGTCCTGAGTAGGAGGTTCTTGCGCAGTGAGACCGGACACCTGCGGTGCTGGGCCTCGTCACCAACTCAGAGTAGGAGCGGCCGTTTCCCAGGGCCACTGAGGCAAAGGGGAGCGTCCACGCTGCTCGGCTTCCTTCTGCATCTCAGACTCCAGCTCTGGGACTTTCACTTTGGAAATGGCTCCGAGGCCCGGGCACCGCCCTGCAGCCGTCCCTCTCCCTGGCTGGGGCCCTCCTGGTGCTCGGTGTCCCCGGGACACTCTCTGGCCACGGCCTGCGTGGGGAGCCCCGGGCTCTGTCATTTCACATCCAGGGGCGCCTGCACCACGTCCCCGTCCCTGCGTCCTCGGGGCACAGGTGGCCCGAGCCGTCTCCGCACCGCGGCCTCCACACCTCAGTCCCCGCCCAGAACCACGCGCGTGTCCGCCTGTCCCGTCCGACCCGTGGCGGGAGAGCCCGGAGCCTCGGGCCGCGTCCTTACGCGCGTGTGACCCGAGGCGCGCGCCGCACAGCCCACAGCCGGCCCGAAGGTGAGGCCGGGCTCACGCCTGGGACACGTCCCCTCCCCGCAGGGAGGATCACGCTGCGGGACCTGAAGCGCTGCAAGCTGGCCGGCGTGTTCTTCGACACCTTCTTCAACATCGAGAAGTACCTGGACCACGAGCAGAAGGAGCAGATCTCGCTGCTCAGGGTGAGTGCGGGGGGCGCGCGGGCGGGGCCGCGCCAGGCGGGTGCGTGACGTGACGCGTGGCTTCCCCCAGGACAGTGACGGCAGCGGCCCCGAGCTCTCGGACTGGGAGAAGTACGCGGCCGAGGAGTACGACATCCTGGTGGCCGAGGAGACGGCGGGGGAGCCCTGGGAGGACGGGTGAGCGCGCGGCCGGGGGGCGCGGGGGACAGTGAGGGGGGTGCGGGGACTTGGGGGACAGTGAGGGGAGCGCGGGGCACAGTGAGGGGGCGGGGGCACAgtgagggggtgagggggtgcGGGGCACAGTGAGGGGGACGGTGAGGGGGCGCGGGGCACAGTGAGGGACGGTGAGGGGGGCGGGGCACAGTGAGGGGGACGGTGAGGGGGCGGGGGCACAGTGGGGGGGACGGTGAGGGGGTGCGGGGCACAGTGAGGGGGAGGTGCGGGGACTCGGGGCACAGTGAGGGGGCGCGGGGCACAGTGAGGGGGAGGTGCGGGGactcgggggggggggggcggggcagTGGGGGGGCGGGGACGCGGGCACAGTGAGGGGGGTGCGGGGACGGGGGGTCACAGTGAGGGGGGGGGCGCGGGGCACAGTGAGGGGGGTGCGGGGCACAGTGAGGGGGACTTGGGGGACAGTGAGGGGAGCGCGGGGCACAGTAGGGGGGGCGCGGGGCACAGTGAGGGGGTGCGGGGACTTGGGGGACAGTGGGGAGGGGGGGGCACAGTGGGGGGGGGCGCGGGGCACAGTGAGGGGGGGCGGGGACTTGGGGGACAGTGAGGGGAGCGCGGGGCACAGTGAGGGGGCGCGGGACAGTGAGGGGGGTGCGGGGCACAGTGAGGGGGCGCGGGGCACAGTGAGGGGGACGGTGAGGGGGCGGGGGCACAGTGGGGAGGTGAGGGAGCGCGGGGCACAGTGAGGGGGTGCGGGGACTTGGGGGACAGTGAGGGGAGCGCGGGGCACAGTGGGGGGGGGCAGTGAGGGGGGTGCAGGGGGACAGTGAGGGGACGCGGGGCACAGTGAGGGGGCGCGGGGCACAGTGGGGGACGGTGAGGGGGCGGGGCGTGGGGGGTGCGGGGGACAGTGAGGGGAGCGCGGGGCACAGTGAGGGGGGTGCGGGGACTTGGGGGACAGTGAGGGGAGCGCGGGGCACAGTGAGGGGGGTGCGGGGCACAGGGGGTGCGGCGGACAGTGCAGGGACACCGGGCACAGTGAGGGGGTGCGGGGATGCGGGGCGGGACCGGCCCCCTGTCCCCCGCCCCACTTTGGGGGTGTAAACGGTACTGTTAAGATTCCCGGTTCCGCCGGTTCGTTGGCGGCCATGGAAATACGACTGATTGACCTTGTGTTTTGCAACTAGACGCAACACACTTGGGAGATCTGCGGTTCTCTGCGGCTTTCTGCGCGGACGGCCCGTGTCCGTCCGTGGGTCCGTGTCTTGTCTTCCTTTTCACCCCCGCGTGGCCgtctcttgctttctcttcccCGCTGCGCGGCCTGGACGCTGCTGGGTGGGGTCCGGGCCGACCACGTCCCGCCTGACTGAGCGGTGCGGGTTTGTGTGCGTCCCGGTGCCCGGTCCTGGGGGCGTCTCCCCTCCCCCGGCGGTCACTGGGGGGTGCTCTGGCCTCTTCCTGGTGGGCGGAGGTTTCCCCACACGGGGCTGGGTGTCTCAGAGGCTTTCGCTCCATGTTCCTCTGtctgtccgtccgtccgtccggtGAGTGACACCGGGACAGCCGTGTGTTCCCCGCATGGATCTTACTCCTTTTATCCTTATATAGGGTTGGACTCTCTTTGCGAGGATTATCTGGAGtagtttataaattttttttgagacacggtcttgctctgtcaccggggCGGGGGCAGCGctgtcatcacagctcactgcggcctccgcctcctgggtgcaagcgatcctccaccctcggcctcccgagCACCTCGCATTACAGCGGTGTCcccccgcgcccggctaattACTACGGGGGTGCCCTCCACGCCTGGTTAATTACTATGGGGTGCCCCcccaacgcccggctaattactACGGGAGTGTCTCccagcgcccggctaattttttgttttctagagacagagtctcgctacgttgcctgggctggtctcaaactcctgacctcgggcgatcctcccgcctcggccccccacaGCGCTGGGagtgcaggcctgagccaccgagcccggcccgtGGCTTTTCCTGGGATGTCTTGGTCTGGCTcgggtatcagggtgatgctggcgcACGGAACGGGGGGCAGGCTGCTCTCCCGTAGTTTCTGGAGGAGTTTGTGTGCAGCACCGGTGACGTCTTCCCTCAGTGTCGGGTAGAATTCACCGGTGACCCCGTGGGGgcctggttttatttatttcagacagagtctcgctctgcgggTTTCCACCTGCCCCGCAGGCCACGCGCCGGGCGCGTTCCTGGAGCTTGTTGCTGGCTCAGTGGCCGCAGCTCGGGGTCGGCTCAGGGGACTTTCTGGTGCTGGAGGCTGGGCCCGGGCGGCCTGCGTGTCCCGGAAACCACGCGCCGTCTCCAGGGCCTGGCTCTGCGCCGCCGGCCCCGCCTTCACCACCCCCTCGTTGCAGGTTCGAGGCCGAGCTCAGCCCTGTGGAGCAGAAGCTGAGTGCCCTGCGGTCCCCGCTGGCCCAGAGGCCGTTCTTCGAGGCGCCCTCGCCCCTGGGCGCCGTGGACCTGTACGAGTACGCGTGCGGGGACGAGGACCTGGAGCCGCTGTGAGGCCGCCCGGGGACCCCACCGCGGGCCCCTCTGCATGGGCCGCGGCCACCGCGGCTTGTGTAAAGACTCTTGTCTGTTGTGGAAAGCGAGTGCGTTTGTACGgaatggtatatttttatttattcacagaAGCGTGTGCCGTGAATTCCCGCCGTGGGTTCGCGGCTGGACCGGCCTCCGGCTCTGGGGCCTGCTGACCCCGCCCCGGGGACACGCGAGGGCCGCTCGGGACTGGGACAGGTGCCCACACGGACACCCGCCGGCCTCACCGTTCCGGGGGCCTCGTCTCTCTGGAAAGGTCCAAGCTGTGACCCGCGGCTCCCGGGCACGTCCCCCGCCCCGGACAGGAGCCTCCGCCGCAGCCTGCACGTTCTGTGTAAACGGACAAGAGCGTTGCTGGCGATCGCGCTTGCGTTTCTGAACGAACGTTGGGAGGATTTTCAGTCGCGGGCTCGGCCGGTCCCTCCCAGCCCGGGAGCCAAGGCCGCCAGCGACCCCGGAAGGAAGGAGCCCGCGTCGAGTCGGGGCCTGAACGAGGGGGTTCGGAGGCCCCCGCCGGGCACAACCCTGAGTGCAGGGAGGACCAGGAGCCCTCCAGGGACGCCCGACACGCCTGAGCCCAGGCCCAGCTCTGCTCCTTCCACAGGCCAGGGAGGGTCACGGGTGGTGACCACGGGACGACCCCCGTTCCTCGCACACGACAAAATGTTCCCCCCGGACAGGGACGTGGCCACACGGCCGGGAACAGGCGGGCGGGGCGGGAGCACCCCGAGAGCTGCGCACACGCCCCGTTCACCCACCGCAGCCCTGGCTGTGAAGGAGCTGGACGCACAGGCGGTCCCTGTGACCCCGAGGAGAGACGGCAGCggaggctgggggcgggggggggacGTGGCAGCACCTCCTGGGGAACGGCCGCTGCCCCAAACGTGTCCTCAGTGTCTCCAGGTGTCCCCGGATTTCCGGGGAACGCCCCCACCTGGGTCTGCGAAGGGTCAGGGCCCCCCAACAACGGGACAGGTGCCAGGCAGGAGGGTCTGACGGTGGCCGCCGCAGGGAAATGGCACCGGGAGCCACGGCCTGGGGGCCCACCCTGCCCCGCGCTCGGGGGAGCCCGTCTGGGCGGGCAAGTCCGCCCCCCACCACCTCAGGGCCCCCCACGGCCATGGTCATGGGACTGAGGGGGCCGAAGCGGGGGGTTCACCTCTCACCGgaaccctccacctcccacgctGACAGGAGGCCCCCAATGGGGGGTTGAAGGCTGGGGGTTCAAGGCTGAGACATCAGAGGGCTCCCTGGGGCCGTGAAAGGAACAGCGTCCCCCACCCACGTCCCTGGTGAGGCCCCCGCACAGCCGCCGACACCCCCGTACTCACCGCATCCCCCAAGcgccccctcctcccccagccacGGCCCCGATGCCCTGGGCCACACCAGGGCCGGCCGTGCACGCTCAGCCTCGGCCGGGGAAGTGGGGGTCCCCGTGGACAGCGGCGCGGTGGGGAGACCCAGAGCCCAGCCGTCCTGCCCCCACTTGGTCTAAGGGTCCGTTCCCCTGACAGCCCACGTGCGGGGGGCCGGGGGTCCCCACAAAACAAGCACCCGGGTCACCCTGACAGTGGCCAGCGGCCGGCGTCCCTCCAGGACAGGGGCCAGGACGTTCCAGGGCTCGGTGGGGGCGCCCGTGGCATCCCCACCCCCCCGGGAATGGCCGTCCCGGGCGCCCTGCGGTTGACGGCCGTCACCCCTGGAGATCCCCCAGCAGGGACTCAGccggcccctccctcccttcctcgcAGGGTCCCTTCGTGTCAGATCCCAGCGCGTCCACGGGGGCACCCCAGGCTCCCGGCATTGGCGCCAGAGCGGCCCCCAGAGCGCCGTCCCCAGGGGCGGCAGGGACGGGCCTGGGAACACGGGGGCTCCCCAGAACGAGGGGCCCAGCCTGGGGCGGGGGACGGGGCCTGGACGGCCGTGAGACGGAGAAGAGGGAGACGGGGCGTTGGGGGAGAACTCGGGGGCATCAGACGCAGGAACTGGACGGAGCCGGACCCGCCGCGCCCAGCAGTTGTCGGAGGAGACACGgccctgggggggggggggagcagGGAGGCCCTCGGGACTCTCAGAGCCGGGGAAGGAGCGGAGGCCGGAGGTCGTCCCCAGCACGGTGCCCACGTGCCGCCCCGCCCGGGCCAAGGGGTCAGACCCCACGTGGCACAGGGGCCCGTCTGTGGGTGACGGGGACGCAGCCCCCCGGGCCGGCCCGACCCCGCGTGGTACAGACGGCCCTGCCCAGCCCGAAGCCGTAGACGCGGCCCCTCACCCGGCCAGACGCTGCTGCGTGGCTCCCGCGGGGGCCTCGAACCCAGCTCCCCGTGACCCGCGGGCCGACCCCGGCAGGGCAGCGATGCCCTAACCCCGGCACCCTCTGTAGAAGCCACAGCTTCCCCCAGGCTTGGCCTCCGCACCACACACGCCACCCGGAGCCTGGGCAGCCGCCGTTCTGGTCTCCGGGGACAGCACCCGACCGCACCCCGGGCCCCAGGACGTGTCCGCCGGGGGCTGCCGCTCGCCGGCCGTGTCCTCACCAGGGCGTAGCTCTCTCCACCCCGGCATCGGGTCCCACAGCAGCCCGGGCCGCCGCCGCGAGGGGGTCCTGCCCACCCGTGCCCCAGACAACAGCCCCTCTGCGGGGACACAGCCGCCCCGTTTCCCCAGCGCGGCCCGGCCTGACCTCGGGGAGCAGCCAGAGGAGGGGGCGAGGCCCCGTCGGGAAGGGAGACCCCAGAGGTGCAGGCACAGCAGGTCCCGCTCGGACAAGCCCCCCACAGCCCTCCCACAACAGGCCTCCCGGGCCCGTCCCTCAAACCCCAGCACACAGACCCCTGCCCCGCAACCAAGGCGGGCTTGAGCGGTACCTACGGCCGGCAGCTCACAGGTGCGACCACGGGGGGGACACGGAGGCCCCCGTCCTCCCCGCCAGGGCCTCGGCCCCCAGGGACTCACACAAACCCCGCAGGACACTCGGGGACCAAGGGCAGGAAGCGGGGCTTAGAGGAGCGGCCGCCTGGCCACAGCGATTCCAAACGGGCAGGCTCCACGCTGCACCTCTTTTGTCTGTtgtgaggcggagtctcgctctgtggcccaggctggagtgcagtgaggtgatctcggctcaccgcaacctccgcctcccgggttccggcattttcctgcctcggcctcccgagtagctgggatgacaggtgcgcgccaccgcgcccggctcatttttgtatttttagtagacacggggtttcaccatgttggccaggctggtctcgaactcctgacctcgtgatctgcccgcctcgacctcccaaagtgctgggatgacaggcgtgagtcactgcacccggcctttaaTAGAAAACTGGGCCCCCCTTCtcgtgcccaggctggtcctgggcttaagtgatcccaCCCCGGCCGCCCAAAACGCTGGGATGACGGGTGGGAGCCGCCGGGCACAGCGCAGCAGCCACACGACCTGTGCGCACGGGGGTGCTGACCAGGAACTCGAGCAAACATACCTGCCACATGCGACTCTAGCAATGccatgggggccgggcgcggtggctcacgcccgtcatcccagcactttgggaggccgaggcgggcggatcacctgaggtcaggagatcgagaccatgttggccaacacggtgaaaccccgtctctactaaaaatacaaaaattggccaggtgtggtggaaggcacttgtaattccagctacatgggaaactgaggcaggagaatcgcttgaacccgggaggcggaggttgcagtgagccgagatcgaaccactgcactccagcctgggcgacagagcgagactccgtctcaaataaataaataatgtgccACGGGAACCTGCTCCGTGCTCACCTCCCCCAACGTCGGAGTCAGGGACACGGGCCGTGCCTCACAGGGTGGGGTGACAGGACGTCCACCCGGGCCCTGACCCTTCTGACCTCCCCTCATCCGGGGGTGCCCTGACCCTTCAGGGCTGTGGGGTACCCTAAACATGACAGCCGTGGGGTGCCCTGAACATGATGGCTGTGGGGTACCCCAACTTTAATACCGTAGGGTACCCTGAACATGAGGGCCATGGGGCACCCCAACCCTGTGGGACCGTAAGGTGCTCTGAACATGAGGGCCGGGGGGTACCCCAACCTTTTGGGACTGTGAGACACACTGACTTCTTAAGACCACGGCTTACCCTGATGCTTAGGGCTCCGCTGTGCCCCCGACTCCCCAGGCTGTGGTGCCTACGGGACGCCGGGCCTACGTGGGGAGGGGGCGGAGGCACAAAAGCGATGGGGGAGGTGGAGGGCATCGGCTGTCCCTGCCCTGAAGGACAGGATGGGGCCAGTCAGGTAGGAGTGTGGCCAGGACCAAACCCAAGGACTCAAGGGGGAGATGGGGcgtggagagaggaggggagcggtggggagagaagaggggggtggggagagaagaggggggtggggagagaagaggggggtggggagacacgaggggggtggggagacacgaggggaggggtgggcgggcagaggggagtggaggggggagagaggaggggtggTGGGTATTGGGGGACGGTGGGGGGAATGGGGGGCAcggactgggggtggggaggggacagaggggaGGAACCAGGGTCACACGTGAGGCCGGCGCCCTGACTGGAACGTGGCCTTCAGCCACCTGTCACCAGCCTGTGGGACCTCAGGGACACGGTGAGGGGGACACGGTGAGGGGGACACGGTGAGGGGCCCAGCCTGGATGCCgccccctcccatcccccagcctCACCGAGGGGCCACTGACTTCATCACACCACAGGGACCCCGTCCCAGGGTTCTGGGGCCCGTGCAGGAAACACGCAGGTGCAGGTGCGGAGCCAGGTCCCCACACCGCGGGCGTCTATTTGTATCCCCGTGGCAGGAAATCCAGGGACGCATGTAGACGAAGAACCGTCTGCACAGCTGGACCCCCAGCGCCTTGGGAAACCGATGTGGGGGGgtcccctgagctcaggagtctgagcccagcctgggctacatggagaaacctcgtgtCTAGGAAGAATTACAATCAGAGGgacgtggtggcggcacctgtcaccccagctactcgggaggccgagacgggcagccatcctcccacctcagcctcccgagtagctgggactacaggacccatgtccagctcatttttttttttttaagagatgggggtatcagtatgttgccgaggctggtcttgaactcccatccCCACTCGGTCTCCCAAGGCagtgggattccaggtgtgagccaccgcgggACGCACACGGACACGGCTCACACCTGCCCCTGACACACAGGTATTTCTGACCCCGAATGGCGGGGCGGTCCCTGCAGAATCAAAAGGAACCTGAAGCCTGCGGCCCTGCACCAtccacgtgccactgcactgactTAAAGCTTCTCACGGGCGGGCGCGGGGGctcgcacctgtcatcccagcactttgggagaccgaggcgggtggatcacctgaggtcaggagatggagaccagcctgtccaacgtggtgaaaccccgtctctactaaaaatacaaaaattagcctggacgtggtggcaggtgcctggaatcccagctactcgggagcctgaggcaggagaatcgcttgaacccgggaggcggaggttgcagtgagccgagatcgcgccactgcactccagcctgggtgacacagcgagactcagtctcaaaaagaaaaataaataaagcttctcATGAACGATGAAAACCAAAATTCCCATCGCGTCTGCACCGTACGGATCCGCCTCTGCTCCAACCAGCAGGACCACAGCTGggctgtgactcagtttccttacgAAAAGCACCAGGGATGACCAGGACTTagtcccccccccacccccccgggTGCCACTCACATCCCGACCTGCTCTCAGGAGCCCGGCGGACGCGTGGATCAAACTCGATCGGAGACACGCGTCTCATCCCGTTCTGGGCGGCCCACACGGTGCTTTGCCCAGAGCACGTTCAGCCtatggtttggtttggtttttgttgttttctgacacaatctcagctcaccgcagcctccaccttctgggctggAGCGATT is a window from the Macaca thibetana thibetana isolate TM-01 chromosome Y, ASM2454274v1, whole genome shotgun sequence genome containing:
- the LOC126947137 gene encoding serine/threonine-protein phosphatase 2A regulatory subunit B'' subunit beta isoform X3, which produces MDDMGLVAKACGCPLYWKGPLFCGAGGERTGSVSVHKFIAMWRKILHNCHDDAAKFVHLLMSPGCNYLVQEDFVPFLQDVVNTHPGLSFLKEASEFHSRYITTVIQRIFYTVNRSWSGRITCAELRRSSFLQNVALLEEEADINQLTEFFSYEHFYVIYCKFWELDTDHDLLIDAHDLARHNDHAISTKMIDRIFSGAVTRGRKAQKEGKISYADFVWFLISEEDKKTPTSIEYWFRCMDLDGDGALSMFELEYFYEEQCRRLDSMAIEALPFQDCLCQMLDLVKPRSEGRITLRDLKRCKLAGVFFDTFFNIEKYLDHEQKEQISLLRDSDGSGPELSDWEKYAAEEYDILVAEETAGEPWEDGFEAELSPVEQKLSALRSPLAQRPFFEAPSPLGAVDLYEYACGDEDLEPL